The genomic region GTTATAACGCGACTAGCCGAGTCTTGTAGTTAAGTGTTTGCTCCTCACATGGACTGAAGCCCTGCCGCTCATTAGACTGTTAGCAGCGCTAGGTGGATAATTCGGAGTACAGCCCGAGTATTAGTTCGTATTTAACTTTAATGTTTATCGGCGTTACTTTCTGAATGTTCTCTTCAAAACAGAGATACTGGCTTTTCACACAGAGGTGAGCAGGTAGCGGTAGCGTGGCTAACGCGAGGCGCTTTAGGCAGCGCTGTGACTGATAACAACGAACAACACCTGAAGTGCTTTTCACGAGTATTATACACCAGTCTGGGCTGATTTGAGCCGTGTtaatattataaatgttttaactAAACGCTTTAAGCATGAAAAAGCTTTAAAGAAGATAAAAGCAGTGAAATGCTAACACAGCGTGTTAGCTCAGTATTAGGACAGTCTTAGAGCAGAAGCTGTGTAAACATTGCATTTGTCTTactcatttacagcattttagctcaaataaatgaaatgttaaaataggATGAACTAGTGAAGATTATAACCATGTTGTTTAGATGTGAAGGAAAGTGTCACTGTTACTAGCAGAACTAGTGTAACTAATCAGTAAGTTATGTCTAAAGGGCCAGTCCACCTTGGTTTTGTATTAAAAAGGCTTATGGTGAATGTTGGAGTGCTTCTTGtccatgtaaatgttttattctaTGTTTCTGTCTAGGTGAATCAGTGCCAATGAAAGTACAGAAGCAGCAACAATGAAAGTGCATAAAGTCTCCCCTCGTTCCAGAAATGAGCAGCGAAAGCGCCACCCACCAAAGAACAAGTGGCGTGTTCACAACAAAAAAATTAGCAATGTGGACCCCTCTGGCCTCAGTTCAAGCCCTGCCACAGCAAAACTGGAGCATCATCTGGCTACCAGGCAAAAGCTCAAGCTGAAACGGTTGCAGAAGGTGTACACCAAGGCCGTGGACTTGACACTTGAGGACAATCATTCAGTTAGGGCCAAAGGCAAGGTCTCCGCTCCTGTTACCCTCCCTCAAGCCCACACTAATGGTGGGACAGAGGTGGAGGCCGCCAGTGATTCGGAAGACTCTCAGGAGTGGCGCTCCTATGCCAAGAGTGTTCTTCAGAATGGTATGGAGCGAAGAGGAGGTCGGGAAAATTCAGCCCCAGCTGCTTCGGAGCAGTTGGAGGACGAGGAGTTGCCGGGATACCATGCCCAGCATGATCATGTCCAGAACCACACAGTGTTGGTTTTGCAGCAAGGCCAGGTAAAACAGATTCTTGGTCGTTCTGAAAGTTCTAAATGGTCCAGCTCATAATATGTGGATCCTGGTTGTACTCTTGAGTGGTTCTGCTATCGAGGCCTCAACCTTTGTGATCTTATGTTTGCAGTCCCTGTGTTTCCGAGGGAGGTGCTTGCTCACATGCCTCAGCGGTCGTGTGGAGGTGCTGGGCTTCACTATAGAGCAGGGCCAGCAACCTTACCCACTCTTCTCCCCCTCATCCCATTGCCCCCTCACCATCACAGCCTTAGGGGACTGCACACCGTCCACCAAGAACAAGAAAGAAGGCCGCTTGGAGGCCAAGGCCATTGTCCGCAAGTACCTTTCCTCAGGTGAGTGCTTTGCCACCATGATAAATGAATGGACTGCAAGTAATGTAACTCTTCTTTGATGACACATTTGTATTCATATATGTAGTCTCTCTTGATGAATTCAGCTATGTGATTAACACTGCTCACAACAGTGTTACAGATGAAATGGATTGAAACATGTTTTTGCTCACCAAAGTGCTGCTAAAGTTAATTAGCCAGGCTGTTAGTTAATTAGTAGCAATTAGTCAGATGCTAACGTCCTTTATACAAGAAGTTGTAAGAGTCCCAGAGCTGTTTTATTTCAAGGGGAGCCTTCAATGGCTGGTAATTTGTATTGATTATTATATGTAGTGATATTACATATAACTGCAGTCACTGGTAACTTATCCCATCATAAAAGAAGATTCCTGGATATAGTGATGGGATCATGCAGGAGTTTGTTGGTTAAACACAAAAATCTAAATGTGTAGCTGGTGTAGAATTTTCCTGCCATTACTCTGTGGCAAAGCATCGCAACCCTGTTCCTGAGGTGCACCCTATCTTGCACGTTTTGCTGTTTTGCCTTCTTTACTCCACCAACTTCAAATCAGAAATGGCTCATTAATTAGTTGGAATGATTCAtatactaaaatgtgcaggggaGGGTTCTCCAAGACCGTGGTTAGGAGCAACTGCTCTATGAAATAGAGTATTAAATGAGTAATAAGCAGTGGTTGCAGTGATCAGCTGTCACTGCAGCACATAATCAGCATCTAATGGCATAAACTCTGGTACAACCAAACAATACAAGATAAATAAACCGCAACTTTTGTTGTAGTTTTCTGCAGTGTGTTGGATTAACACCTAGTGTGTTATGAACATTATAGCACTTTTTTGTTAAAGcaataatattttctttttgctcATAATCTGATAAGCATCAGATAAACATTGTAGCCCTAATAAAACACCACGCAGGTTGATGTGTGACTTTGTTGTTGCATTACAGAGCCTCGGAAGAGGCTGCTAAGCGAGGTGGACTCCGATTCGTGTGTGGTGCTGCTGCAGCCGCTGGACACACCACTCACACGTTTCCTCAGCAGCTTCAGTGAGCTCAGCCCGCTCTTTGACATCAACTCAGTGAGTGAACGCTGCTGCTCTTCACACACAGTCTTAGTAATGAGTATTAAGTGTAACCAAGAAAGCAGTAGTTGGGACCGAAGAACACAACTTTCTGtgtaccccagatgtagtcactgagctgagctgtgtgTAATGGCTAAATTTAGCTTGttcagttttgcactagagGTTAAGAGGCAAAGCATTGTGCTTTGAGTCTTACCCAAATCTGATTGGAAACACTATCAGTTTTGAATTCACCAACATTCTGCCCAAACTGATGCAGTCAGTCACCTAAAGCACCAAATAAAGCCTTACAGCACAGCACCAGTTACCATGTAGTGCCAGTCGTAGCTGTCtcaatgataaataaaatatacaacagTGTAGACACATTTGGATAACGACGACCCAACCATTAGCCAGCAGTGCTACATTAGTTATCTTAGATCTCTTTCAACATCAGTCTCTGAGACACGGTGATGGCAGAAATCACATCTGAGGCTAATCGAGAAGCTTACTTGTGGAGTTTTATATCTGAAgtattttgattggctggttgagctgtgtgtgaatgtcctctaaagccaaATGTACACTTGCCAATTTTAGAGGTGTTCTGTGCTGTGCTAATTCAAAATAAAttataacttattttcattaaaaaataagtaGCTGTATCATTCAAAATAACATGCTGTGGTGATGTCACAGTAGGACAACAGTCTCTCTGCAGACTGTATTACAAAGACAGTTTAAAAAGTCACTGCATTAATGATTAAACTTCATAAAGTCGGCATATACAGACTTCTGGTaagaaatatcaacatttttGCCTCCGTTTTGCTAGCCTATGTGTCTCCACCCATATTGGGGAAGTGGACATGAATGTGACTctgtatgtattttaaaatgagctaaaatcacAGTTTGTTCCTGGAATTGGCCACGGTGTAATGTTAAAACAAAACTACGATTTGTGTCCAAGTTCTCTCTTCTCAATGTGAGCAGAGCCTTCCTCTTGAGTCATTTGCTTATTTGCTTATTTCTGCGGCCGCATACACTAGGTAAGCATGTAAGCATGTGTttttatgagagagagagagagagagagagagagagcataaatAAATGGTATTATGGATGTAGCTGTGGCAAGAAAGCATTGCTACTTCAAATAGACTTTTACTCATGGGTTAAATGATGAGTGTCTATGTCACTTTACATTGCAacctggggtgtgtgtgtgtcttttacAGAAAGAGTTGCGCTCTCAGGCCGCTGTATATGATCCTGCCCTCTCGGCTGTGGGTGTTACAGCTTTGCGGGGGCCGTGTAGACAAGGTCTTGTCACGTCCCTGAGTTACAGAGAGGCTCTCAGCAACCTACTCAGTGCCTGGGAAGGTATGCATTATACACATACACTACCATGTAAAAAAATTCAAAGTTTTCAATAATGTAAAACCAATTGAAGATACATGTATAAAATTCTTCTGTTATGATGCTACAGTGGTAAAACGTTTTGGGTTTCAACTAATTTGAAGAAAgcacaaaatattcaaaatatgcccAGAAtcatgaacagagctgtagatgagtCCATGTCTAAGAATGCTATGTAACATTTGAGAATTACTTATCAGCTAGAATGCCTTGTGTTTGAAAAGTGATGATGAAGTCTTGAGGCAGGTAACAGAGTATGTTACTGTTAATAGCTGATTGATGTTTCCAAGAAACATTTATGCCACTACCTTCATCTTTTGACCAGTAGCATATCACATTTTCGTTGATCTCTTCAAGGTGCTTTATCTTTAGTGCTGCTTAGCTCATTAAAGAGGATGACAGAGCTACGGTGGttattctatttctatttctattcatACGTCTCCTACCTTAATACATCTAAActgttatttgtctttttttttttttcccgcaGGGGATTTTGACCGCTGTCCCATTGTTCTTGTGTGTGGGGCCAAAAATTCTGGCAAGTCAACCTTTAACCGACATCTCATCAACAGCCTACTCAACCAGTAAGTGCCAGCATTATACAGTTCTATTTGTAAATTGAGTAGAAACTCAAAATGCATCCCATAATAAGAATTTGTTGTAGAAGGGTTCAGTGATTATGACTTTTTTGTTGGAGAGTAAAACACTATGTGGATGGGCTTGTTCGTTCTCTGCTTTTATATctgttttaatgtgtgtgtgtgtgtgtgtgtgtgtgtgtgtgtgtgtgcgcacagcACTGCAAGTGTAGAGTATCTGGAGTGTGACCTTGGACAGACTGAATTCACTCCTCCTGGATGTCTTTCTTTGAGCACAGTGACTGAGCCACTGCTGGGTATGTACAAGCAGTACACATCCACAGCTGAAGGGAAAGAAACATGAGTAATACTGTACCTGTTGCCTCCGATATCAGACGCAGTAACATGGCTTTGATATTTGATTTCCAGTAGGGTTTACCCTGATTAGACCTTGTAAAGCCAATTAAAACGTTCTTttgtttataacattttatctCGCTATTAACT from Pygocentrus nattereri isolate fPygNat1 chromosome 9, fPygNat1.pri, whole genome shotgun sequence harbors:
- the nol9 gene encoding polynucleotide 5'-hydroxyl-kinase NOL9 — encoded protein: MKVHKVSPRSRNEQRKRHPPKNKWRVHNKKISNVDPSGLSSSPATAKLEHHLATRQKLKLKRLQKVYTKAVDLTLEDNHSVRAKGKVSAPVTLPQAHTNGGTEVEAASDSEDSQEWRSYAKSVLQNGMERRGGRENSAPAASEQLEDEELPGYHAQHDHVQNHTVLVLQQGQSLCFRGRCLLTCLSGRVEVLGFTIEQGQQPYPLFSPSSHCPLTITALGDCTPSTKNKKEGRLEAKAIVRKYLSSEPRKRLLSEVDSDSCVVLLQPLDTPLTRFLSSFSELSPLFDINSKELRSQAAVYDPALSAVGVTALRGPCRQGLVTSLSYREALSNLLSAWEGDFDRCPIVLVCGAKNSGKSTFNRHLINSLLNHTASVEYLECDLGQTEFTPPGCLSLSTVTEPLLGPPFTHQREPDHMVFYGQADCQADLDRYLDSLKTLWRHYSGENPIIINTMGWVKGHGFQLLLDLIRFFSVTHLVQLSYGDTPQCHSLTPEFLRSAQGWQTHPPSQPSITDEPVSHLSARSHVLLSVHSEFEGAGTSGEMRHQRSNELRDLALLGYFSHLQSSEPGPIRPLHCFTPYQVPHSAVAIGVTHCEVAPNHILYAANASLVGLCCLGEKVSGRGGPVLLSQVPICHCVGLGVLRGVDMARGLYFLVTPVPPAALRQVNCLLLGEIKMPKILFTTQHGVEMELPYVTTDYSFDITGAGKLHVFKRRTRTCFVNTKTNN